The Camelus ferus isolate YT-003-E chromosome 26, BCGSAC_Cfer_1.0, whole genome shotgun sequence nucleotide sequence ttattaaggTTGCATATCACTTGTCATGTGTAATAAATTATAGAAACCATAGCATCTTTATAAACTATTTAGTGTATCTTATTCGTTTCCTAACGCTTAACTGCAGTACTGTAAGAAATTTCGATTATATTTTAGCTTTAgttagaagatttaaaaattataaaatctgttCACAGTACTTCAGCTTTGTGAAGGAACCCCCCCGCCCCTTTTAACTTTTGTGCAACCAGtttgaaatgcatttaaaaaaaaaaaaaatccccttacAAACCAGAAGGTGGCATCCGGCTTTTCTGAGCGGCTGAAAATACTGCAGTTCCTTGAATTTTGTATTTAACACCCATGTGGTGCACTTTGTAAGGCATTGtcataaatgcaaataaataatcaattactgatctctttttttaaaaaatctaccaaTAGACAACCTCGAAGCTTCGCAACACTTtgaacattcaaataaaaaattcagtcaaCAATTGCAGGGTGGGATTCTCTTTcctgttccctctctccctcctccctccccttacACAGCTTggttaaggaaaaaagaagtccAGGTTGAATTGAAGTCCCAGGGCCTGACAAAGAGACCGTGGCTGCATTTCTTCCCGATCCTTCTGTTATCATCCGTTTCAGTCCTCAGGACATCTGTCCAGACTCTCCTTCTGACATGAGCATCAGTCCTTTCCCGCAGGGAGAGTTTTCCAGTCTttgctgaaagcatttccttctCCTCTGGAACAGCACAAGCACGGGCGTGAAATTGGTTGGAGTCTCTGTCACCAGTTTGTTCTGTGCCTTTCCTGCCTCCGAGACCCCGGAGTCCCCTGAGCGGGAGAAGTGTGCAAGGCAGCAAGATGATGCTGTGTGTTAGGGTCTCACTGCCACGCTGGATCTTCAAACGTCCGTTCTGGGATAACGTCCTTATCCGTTTTCTGGTCCTCAGTGAACTTTGATGGAATATTTCCTCAGTTTCAGAAACTGGAAGAGCTTGTCTTTCGTCCTCTTTTTCAGGGCCATCAGGGCTCGCGTTTTCTCCTCCAGATCTTGGTCTCTGGCAAAAATGATCTTGGCTCTCTCCTCGGCTTTCTTGTCCCCAGAGTTTTTGAAGAGTCTCTGCAGGGCCTCTTGGTCGATGTTTTCAAAGATGTTGCCCACCGCTTTCTTACGGGAGGCCGTGTCGAAGTGGTAGCCGTGGACGGACGGGCTCACTCGGAGGGAGGTGGACATGGTGCAGGCTGCGTGGCGGGGCTTTGCTTTCATCGACGTGGGAATCTTCAGGAATTCAGCTCCTGGGCTCTCCAGAGAGTCTGTAGCAAAATCATTCCCCGGATGGCTATTTAAAGGGTGAACAAAAGCTCCGGGCTCAAGTTACACTGGTGACATCAGAGTGATCTCAAGGAAGAATCATCGCTGACCGGTTTAACAGTTGAGTTGCCAATATCCTGTTTCTGTGCAAAATGCTCCTGAAAGCTGTGTCCAGGGTTGGGACAGGCACGTGAGGATTTCTTTTTACCTCATCTGTGGCAACAGAAATATGCAGACTTGGgctcagctatttaaaaaaaaaatttttagctgAAACCGGGAGCGTGCAAAGATAAGACACAAACAACGTGGGTTAGACTCTCAAAATCTTTCCCAACAACGCAGACTGAACTTTCCGGTGGTTCTGCTGGCCACTGGGAAGTTTTCACTCCCAGAGATGTTATTAAAGTACAGTCCGAACAGCTGGCAGCGCGCCCCAGTGCCCTCTGGACGTCCCTCCCCAGGGCAACCCCACAGCTCTCGAGGGAAAGCTTAACAATCAAGGACGTTGATTTGGAGTTTGTCCGATTGGAGACTAGGAGTCAGACGCGACAAAAGGCTGACGTGCCACAGGCTGAATCTGTGACCTTTCAGAGATTGTGTACAAGTGCTAGTCTGCAACCACTGAAGAAAACTgtgatttaataataatattaatgacaGACACCTTAGGCTTGTGTATCAATACGACAATATCAAGAAAGCCGGGAGAAAAAGTTAAAAGGCGCTTTACGGACACAGTGCTCAAAAGGAACGAGTTGATTCTCTGCTTTAAGATGTACTTGGGCATTCCTCAGACATAGTCAGAGTAAGACTGACTTTGGAAAAATTCCAATTTGTTCTTCCCACTTGCCACAATATTCAGCCAGCCAGGGTCCCCACTGATGGATGGAGCACTTAACATCCCACTGAATGTGAAATGTCACCTCTCAGGGTCCCCAGAGATTTCCCTTCAGTCAGGGACCACCTGCCGCTCCCAGAACTCTAAGTAACAGGACTGGTCTTCGTTCTcctcttatccagtcatctagaaaaatgtacaacgggagagagtgtggagaagaCATCTCACTAGAAAATTGAGTTGGAGATTCTTCTGatacagtcattcattcattcacttatttactcaATCAATGTTTACTAAAGGTTGATTTTTAGCTAGAACTTTTCTAGGCATTGGAAATACAACAGTAACCCACACTAAGCccaatcaatgaaacagaacattcCTAACTTAAGTTAACGGAGTTTACGTGCTGCTGGGAAATAGACAATAGAAAAACGTACGTTTATAATATGGGTGCCATCAGAAAGTAATGCCGGAAGCAGTTGTTCTGAAGACGCAGAGGGTTGGAATTGGCATAGGATGTTCAGGGACAGCTTCTCTTCGTGTGACGTGGTACAAGGACCTGAAGCAGGTGAGGGAGTGAGCTGCGGAGATcccggaaggaaggaaggaaggaagggtgttGGAGGCAGAGGAACAGCAGTACGAGGACTGAGGCTAAGAGTCTTCATGGGACATG carries:
- the TCIM gene encoding transcriptional and immune response regulator, whose product is MKAKPRHAACTMSTSLRVSPSVHGYHFDTASRKKAVGNIFENIDQEALQRLFKNSGDKKAEERAKIIFARDQDLEEKTRALMALKKRTKDKLFQFLKLRKYSIKVH